One region of Lycium ferocissimum isolate CSIRO_LF1 unplaced genomic scaffold, AGI_CSIRO_Lferr_CH_V1 ctg3062, whole genome shotgun sequence genomic DNA includes:
- the LOC132043929 gene encoding meiotic recombination protein DMC1 homolog, which translates to MMPMQKNLIGIEGLSEAEVDKIYEATEKILRKAVVCITTGSQALDELSGGGIETSAITKAFGEFSLFRSGKTQLAHTLCVSTQAEAGDDVFPKPPLIHWENIKRKFFLPKIIGTNDTT; encoded by the exons ATGATGCCCATGCAAAAG AACTTGATTGGGATCGAAGGGTTATCCGAGGCAGAAGTTGACAAGATCTATGAAGCAACTGAGAAAATACTG AGGAAGGCAGTAGTTTGCATCACAACTGGAAGCCAAGCACTGGATGAACTCTCGGGTG GAGGGATAGAAACTTCAGCAATCACTAAAGCTTTTGGTGAATTCAG TTTATTCAGATCTGGAAAGACACAACTTGCTCATACTCTCTGTGTATCTACTCAG GCTGAAGCAGGGGATGATGTATTCCCTAAACCTCCACTTATCCACTGGGAGAACATCAAGAGAAAGTTCTTCTTACCAAAGATTATTGGAACAAATGACACAA